In the genome of Helicovermis profundi, the window GCAGTTTCTTCATCTATTGGAGATGTAAAAGGTTATATATCAAATCCAAATGTTGATATTGATCTTAATAATGAAGGTAAACTTGCAGTTGGAGAGGCTATAGGAAAAGACGGAAAGTTAATTCTTATTCGTGATCTCGGTCTTAAAGAACCTTATATTGGTCAAAGCAGTTTAGTTTCAGGTGAAATTGCCGAGGACTTAGCTTCTTACTTTTTAAACTCAGAGCAACAACCTTCTGTAGTATCTTTAGGAGTTTTCGTAGATAAAGATTTAAGTATTAAAAGCGCTGGTGGCTTTATTGTTCAGCCTATGCCAAACACTCCCGAACAATCAATAATTGATTTAGAGTACAATGTTATTAAACTTGATCCAATTTCCAAATTAATTGCAGATAATAAATCTTCTACTGAAATTTTAAACGAATTATTTGATGGATTTGAGTATAAAATTTTAGAAGAAAAAGAAGTTAATTATAAATGCGATTGTTCTAGGGAAAAAATGGAAAAAGGACTTTTAAGCTTAGGCAAAAAAGAAATTAAAGAAATGATTGATGAAGATGGAAAAGCTGAATTATCATGTCATTTTTGTAATCATAAATACAATTTTAATTTAGAAGAACTTAGAAAACTCTATGATGAAGCTATGAAGTATTAATTATATTTGTAAATATCACTTTATTTCTATTACTATTTATAACTCAAATAAAAAAACAGATGCCTTTTACTAAAACGGTATCTGTTTTTTCTATTATTATTTTCTTAATAATTTCAAAATATCTTTTTCTACTTGATCAGCAATTTCAAGCATTTTTTTCTCATCAAAATCAGGTCCTGGCTTTTTTTCTGTCATATATGATTCATGATCAAGTTCATATGCTAAATCAATTTTAATATTTTCTTTTTCTAGCGTTTTCCTTAAACAAGCACCCTTACACCCATCAATTGTGACTTGATAATCATCATAAAAAATAACTTGTGACGGACCTTCCACTTCAGGATACAAGCCTACTGGACATCTCATAAAAGCATTTGGGATTCTTTTAACAATTTCACGTGCAATAAAAAAACTTTTTTGTCCAAGGTTTGAACTTCCAGCACAAGAATTTATTCCAATTGTTTTTCCAAATTTCTCATGTTGCATTTTAATCGTTTTCTTTGCATTTTCTGTTACAATATTCTCTAGTTTTTTCTTCTTCAAAATTATCATCCTCTCTCTTTTTTTATAAAAAAAACATATATCATTTTTTTCAAATGAAAAACTATTTTTCTATTCTTCTCCAATCAACTTTTCGCTAACTAACCCTATTATTATCGCAAGTGGAATAATTATACCAATTCTAAGAGCTGCAAACTTTACACCTAAAAACTCTGTTTCAAGAGGGAGTAATGGTGCTTTTCCTGCCCACGCAACAATGAATGTAATAAGAATTCTTATTGGTACACCTTTTTCTTTTAAAGTTTTAAGAAGTGGAAATATAGTTACGAGTGATCCACCAAGTATTATTGGGAATATTGATGCAATTGCCATTCCTTTAATACCAGATTCTTTTCCAATAAATTTTGATATCTGTTTTGGCGTTAGCCACACTTGTAAGAGTCCTATTATAAGAAAAACTCCTAACATAATTTTAATGGCTTTACTAAAGGTAAATTCGACTACTTTATTTACTTGCACTGCTTTTTGAGGTGATATGAAATATACGATTAAAATTATAACTCCACTAATCCCAATGTATTTAAGTGCTTCTATAAGAGTACTTTTTAATTGTTTTTTCATGTTTGGTTTTTCTTTAATAGGATTTTTCACTTCCATTACATCACCGCCTTAAAAATTAAACCAATAATAAATACTGCAAGAAAACTTAGTCCATTTCTTACAAATGTAAATCTTTTACCAAACATCTTTATTTCAAGTGGTATAGTCACAAATCCAATTAATATCGCTGCCATTACAAATGTATAAATTGCACCAAAATTCGCACCATTATCATGCAAATAACCTGCAAAAGGAAAAACTGCTCCTGGTTGTATTAAGGAAACGCTACCAAGTAATTCTCCTAAAAATATTGAAAACACACCACTACTTCCACCTAAAAATAACGCTATAGTATCTTTAGGTAAGAATACTTGAACGAGTCCCATTAATACAAATATAAAGAGTATAACTGGAAGCACGCTAATAGCAATTTTTAAAAATACGAAGCCAGCTTTTTTTGTTTTCTCTTTATTAATAAACCACGATAAAATAAAACCAATAATTCCGATATAAATATAAATATTTCCTGAATCCATTTTCTCACCCTCTTAATATAATTATATTAGAAAATTCTAATATAATTATATTACACCCGTGTTTGTTACTTGTCAATCAATTATTAGTTTTTTCTATACTAGTATTTTTAGATTGATACTTTAAAAAAACGACTTATCTTTTCACAAAAAAAATACCTACTAAAATTGACATAAGATTATAAGTGTCAATTTTAGTAGGTATTTTTATAAAGTTAATAAATTAAATGAATTATTTTAAAACCATAGACTATTTATAAATATTATCCGATGACTTAGAGTTCTAATACCCCCACTTCTTAAAAAAGCGGGGAATAAAGAACTCTAAAAGGACCCTAGATTATGTTTTCTAAGATTCAGTGGGAGTAAAAACTCCCTCTGAATCCAAGAAATTCATTTATGAATTAAAACTCTTTTTGAAGATTGATAAATTACTCATTTTAAGCGCTTTAATAATTACAGGTATAAGTATTATTTGAATTATTATCCCTGGAAGTCCAGTTAAAATCGCGCTCTTTAAGTAAAAAAATGGATTCATTTTAACTCCAAAGCCTATTGTCATAACCCACACTGTAATACCTGCCATTAGTCTTCCAAAAATCATTGCAACAATAAGAGATACATATATATTTTGCTTTAATCTTCTATAAAGAATAGATACAGTTGCTCCATAAATACCTAGTTCAAACATCATAATTATTGAAATTGGAAATAAGGGTGGCATTCCTGTTGTTAGACTGCTTAAAATCGGTGTTAACAATCCCACCATAAGTGCAAGTTCAGGAACTAATACAAAGCCAGCAATAAACACTGATATATGCATTGGTAAAAATATTTGTCCTGCTATACCAAAGGCATGAAATAACATTGGAAGTAGTATTCCTATTGCTAGTAAAAGTGATGCTAAAATAAATTCTTTTGTTTCAAAACGATTTTTCATGGTATCCCCCATTTTTTTGTAGTTTTTTCTATATAGCTTTAATAGATTTTAAAAATTTTTCAATTTCATTAATTAGATTTTTATAATCATAGTCATAAAACCTAGATGATAGTTTTTCTACTGGACATAAATCTGTTCTATCCCTATTTTTAATATTTCTAACTTTTTTATTGTAGCTTACTAAAATAGAATTCTTCTGTAAAATATCTATTGCACCTTCAGAAATAATTTCTGAATATACATTTTGGACTTTAGCATAAACACTTAAAAGTGCTGCTGCTCTACCTACAACTCTATCAGCGATTGATGCACCTTCAAGTGAAGGATACATTTCTCTTACTAATTTATACATAGGTAAGATTCCTCTATCTTCACTAAAAAAGATAAGAGCATCATTTTTTACTACACAAATTTTATAATTGTTTTTATATAAAATTTCTTTTGCCAAAACTAAATCACTATTATTCATTACTACTCCTAATTAAATATGTAGTTAATTCCTATTAAAACACTAGGCATTAATCATACCATATAACTTTTTCTATATCAATATCAAAATATGTAATTATTTATTAAGTTCTATATTTTGACCTTCATATAGTTTACTTACATTATTAAGTTTATTTATTAAATAATCAATCACCTTATCACTTGTACAATGTCCAGTATATATATAATCAATTTGTTCTTTTTCTAAGTAATTAATTGTTTTTTCTAAAATTTCATCAACTATTTTTAAATGAAAACCTCCAATTACTGCATATACTTTTGCTTGTCCTGAAACTCTCTTAGCATGTTCAATTATATTACAAATACCTGAGTGTGAGCATCCTGAAATAACGACTAATCCTTTTTCAGTATTAAAACACATTCCACTATCATCTTTCACAAGATCCATTTCACCATTTTCTTTTTCGAAAGTTGAAATTTTACCTTCAAAATTATTCGATTTATTTATTTCACCTAAAAAATAAACCCCATTTGAAATTTTATATGCCTTATCTTTCATTGTTAATTCAAACTTTTCTTTTAACTCTTCTTTATTTAACTTAAGTCCAATATAAGATCTATCCTTTGCTCTATAACGTTTTATAAAAGAATTTGGATGACATATAAGCTTTTTGTCCTTAAGATATTCCAATCCATTTCCATGATCCCAGTGTCCATGTGATAAGACTATATATTCAAATTCTAATTTTTTTTCAAAGAGTTCCTCATATCTTTTCTCTACATTTTGATTTCCTGTGTCAAAGAGAATTTTTTTCTTTGAATCAGTCTCTATTTGTAGTGAAAAATCTGGTCTCTCTGTAATAACTTTAATTAACATAGTCCACTTCCTTTATATATTTTAATAATTAATTTTAATATTTACAATCCTTAGTAAATATTAAATCATACTAATAAAGGTGAGCACACACATAATGTATAAACGCTCACCTTTATTTTATCATATAAATGAATTTCTTGGATTCAGGGGGAATTTTTACTCCCACTGAATCTTAGAAAACATAATCCAGGGCCTTTTTAGAGTTCTTTATCCCCCACTTTTTTAAGAAGTGGGGGTATTAGAACTCTAAGGCATCGGATAAAGTATACTTAGCTTCTATATCACTCTTCTACGCAAATTTCTTTACATTTCATAGCATTTATTGTTTTTGGTATTAGAATTAAAACTATTAATACTAAAATTATAAAAAATGCTAATGCTAAATATTTGTAAAATACAATTTTACTTACGCTAAACATAAGGACACTTGCAATTGTAATTGACGATATTGGAAATGAATATGCCCACCACGAAAGATAAAATTTAATACTTGAAAACATTTTAAATTCTCTTAATAAAAATGTAGTTAAAAATAGGGCAAAAAAGTATAATACTTTTGCAAATGAATCAATAGTCCCTGTCATTTTAACATAAGCAATAAATGCAACCGCTGGTGGTGCTATAAGTATTGCAAGCGTTGGTACAAGTTTTTCAGGAAGTGGATGATGAAAAATAATTCTATAAATAAAAATAGAAAATAATATAATCCAAAATACAAATCCAATACTATAGTAAAACCATGATATATCTGAAATAAAAAATTTGATTCCTGCTACAGGAATCAAAACATTTCCGACTACAGGGATAAACCACGCTGGATTAAAGTGCTTTATATCAAAATTTGGATGTAACATCCAAAATGAAATAATCACATAAGTAAAAAATGTGTGAATAATTACACCTACAATCCAAAAATATTTTGACAACACTAAGTTTACATCAAGTAATGCAACACTTATTAAAAGAAAACTTACTGAAATCGTTGCAAAAAAACTAACCTTTACTGGATTTTTGAACTCTTTTCTAACCTCGTCTCTATACTTAATAAATTTCGCAAAATACAAAATAAGTAGTACTCCAAACACTGCTATAGTTCCTAGTAACAAATACAAACTAATATTTACATTTAATTTAAATATTGCCTCCATTTTACCCATCGATATTGCAAGTCCTGAAAGACCTAGAATAATTGAAAAAAATGATATCGGGAAATTTAACAGTCTATTACTTTTATCCATTTTTAATCCTCTCCTTTTTAGTTATAATACAAAGTAATGTTATTATAACTCAACTGAGAATAATTATCAATAGGAATTTTCAATATATTTTTTACTATTCTAACATTTCATAAGAACTTGAAATCACTGGAAGTTTAAGCGTATCAAGTACTCTTTCTATTAAAATACCTTCTCTTTTAGGATAATCAAATCCATAGCTTGCTTTAATTCCATTTGATATAAACTGTACTCCCCTTTCAAGTGCAATTGGTAGATTATCTCCTTGAAGCAGAGCACCTACTACAACGCTTGTAAATGCGTCGCCTGTTCCAGGGTAAAATGCAGGTATGTACTTACATCCGACTTTCCAAAAAACATCATTTAGCCTATTATAGGCTATAACATTTGTTTGATTCTCAACTAAATTGTCCGGTACACTTGTTATAATGACAATTTCAGGGCCCATATCAGATAATTTAGTAAGCCACTCTTTTATTTCTTTATCTGAAATTTTTTCTCTGTAGTCTTCATTAAGTAAATACGTAGCTTCTGTAAAATTTGGAGTAATTATATCTGCTTTTTTTATCAAATTTTTCATAGCATTTATCATACTTTTATCCATTGTTTTGTACAAATTTCCTTCATCACCCATTACAGGATCTACCACAACAAAATTATCTTCATTTTTAAATAAATCTATAGCTTTTGATACTATTTCAATTTGTTTAGTAGAAGCCAAAAAACCACTATAAATAACATCAAATTCTAGTTTTAGTTTTGACCAATGCAAAATATATTTCTCCATTGAATCAGTTAAATCTACTAAAGTAAATTCATCAAACCCACCAGTATGAGTCGAAAGAATTGCAGTAGGTACTGGGCATACTTGTATACCCATGGTTGAAAGTATTGGAACAATCGCAGTAAGTGATGCTCTACCAAATCCCGATAAATCATGTATTGCCATGATTTTTTTTACTGGGTTACTCATTTTCATTAAATCAACTCCGAATTTTCTTTTTTTAATTCTTCTACAAATATATTTACTATAAATGGATCAAATTGAACCTTTGACATTTTAATAAGCTCTTTTATTGCATCTTCTTTTGAAAGTGATTCTCTATAAACTCTGTAACCGATCATTGCACTAAAAGCATCAGCAACTGCAATAATTCTTGATTGAATAGGTATATCCTCTCCCTTCAATTTTTTAGGGTAGCCATTTCCATTCCACCATTCATGGTGAGCTAGTACATAATCAGGTATTTCGCCCATTTCATTTATTGCATTAAGTATTCTATAACCAATTTCTGAATGTTTTCTAATTTTTTTATGCTCACTTTTAGAAAGTCTACCTTGTTTATTAAGTATACTTTCCTCTATTGCAATCTTACCTATATCGTGAAGTTTTCCTGAAAGAACTACCTCTTCAAGTTCCCTATCAGCCAATCCTATAGCTTTA includes:
- the hslO gene encoding Hsp33 family molecular chaperone HslO yields the protein MSNKLIRGITTDGNFRFFLIDSTNMVENARKIHSTTPVSSAALGRTLTAASLLGSMDKDEKIKITLQIKGSNLIKTILAVSSSIGDVKGYISNPNVDIDLNNEGKLAVGEAIGKDGKLILIRDLGLKEPYIGQSSLVSGEIAEDLASYFLNSEQQPSVVSLGVFVDKDLSIKSAGGFIVQPMPNTPEQSIIDLEYNVIKLDPISKLIADNKSSTEILNELFDGFEYKILEEKEVNYKCDCSREKMEKGLLSLGKKEIKEMIDEDGKAELSCHFCNHKYNFNLEELRKLYDEAMKY
- a CDS encoding putative zinc-binding protein; translation: MKKKKLENIVTENAKKTIKMQHEKFGKTIGINSCAGSSNLGQKSFFIAREIVKRIPNAFMRCPVGLYPEVEGPSQVIFYDDYQVTIDGCKGACLRKTLEKENIKIDLAYELDHESYMTEKKPGPDFDEKKMLEIADQVEKDILKLLRK
- a CDS encoding permease; its protein translation is MEVKNPIKEKPNMKKQLKSTLIEALKYIGISGVIILIVYFISPQKAVQVNKVVEFTFSKAIKIMLGVFLIIGLLQVWLTPKQISKFIGKESGIKGMAIASIFPIILGGSLVTIFPLLKTLKEKGVPIRILITFIVAWAGKAPLLPLETEFLGVKFAALRIGIIIPLAIIIGLVSEKLIGEE
- a CDS encoding permease — protein: MDSGNIYIYIGIIGFILSWFINKEKTKKAGFVFLKIAISVLPVILFIFVLMGLVQVFLPKDTIALFLGGSSGVFSIFLGELLGSVSLIQPGAVFPFAGYLHDNGANFGAIYTFVMAAILIGFVTIPLEIKMFGKRFTFVRNGLSFLAVFIIGLIFKAVM
- a CDS encoding ECF transporter S component, whose amino-acid sequence is MKNRFETKEFILASLLLAIGILLPMLFHAFGIAGQIFLPMHISVFIAGFVLVPELALMVGLLTPILSSLTTGMPPLFPISIIMMFELGIYGATVSILYRRLKQNIYVSLIVAMIFGRLMAGITVWVMTIGFGVKMNPFFYLKSAILTGLPGIIIQIILIPVIIKALKMSNLSIFKKSFNS
- a CDS encoding DUF1893 domain-containing protein, translating into MNNSDLVLAKEILYKNNYKICVVKNDALIFFSEDRGILPMYKLVREMYPSLEGASIADRVVGRAAALLSVYAKVQNVYSEIISEGAIDILQKNSILVSYNKKVRNIKNRDRTDLCPVEKLSSRFYDYDYKNLINEIEKFLKSIKAI
- a CDS encoding MBL fold metallo-hydrolase, producing MLIKVITERPDFSLQIETDSKKKILFDTGNQNVEKRYEELFEKKLEFEYIVLSHGHWDHGNGLEYLKDKKLICHPNSFIKRYRAKDRSYIGLKLNKEELKEKFELTMKDKAYKISNGVYFLGEINKSNNFEGKISTFEKENGEMDLVKDDSGMCFNTEKGLVVISGCSHSGICNIIEHAKRVSGQAKVYAVIGGFHLKIVDEILEKTINYLEKEQIDYIYTGHCTSDKVIDYLINKLNNVSKLYEGQNIELNK
- a CDS encoding SLAC1 anion channel family protein, which gives rise to MDKSNRLLNFPISFFSIILGLSGLAISMGKMEAIFKLNVNISLYLLLGTIAVFGVLLILYFAKFIKYRDEVRKEFKNPVKVSFFATISVSFLLISVALLDVNLVLSKYFWIVGVIIHTFFTYVIISFWMLHPNFDIKHFNPAWFIPVVGNVLIPVAGIKFFISDISWFYYSIGFVFWIILFSIFIYRIIFHHPLPEKLVPTLAILIAPPAVAFIAYVKMTGTIDSFAKVLYFFALFLTTFLLREFKMFSSIKFYLSWWAYSFPISSITIASVLMFSVSKIVFYKYLALAFFIILVLIVLILIPKTINAMKCKEICVEE